From Calothrix sp. PCC 6303, a single genomic window includes:
- a CDS encoding Lin0512 family protein — protein MALKRFIIEMGMGIDQHGQEPTIAAARAVRNAIANNALLGIWEVAGLSHPDEMIIEVQVAVPYPEQVRSEEVLAVLPFGRKTLKLESGGMVVAGRAIPELADKNDDMLMAVAAVTVFVDID, from the coding sequence GTGGCGCTAAAACGCTTCATCATCGAGATGGGGATGGGTATCGATCAACATGGACAAGAACCCACCATAGCAGCAGCCCGTGCCGTGCGGAATGCGATCGCAAACAATGCTTTATTAGGAATATGGGAAGTCGCAGGATTAAGTCATCCTGATGAAATGATTATTGAAGTCCAGGTTGCAGTCCCATATCCCGAACAAGTCCGCAGCGAGGAAGTCTTAGCAGTATTACCTTTTGGTCGCAAAACCTTAAAACTAGAATCGGGGGGAATGGTAGTAGCCGGAAGGGCAATTCCTGAACTCGCAGATAAAAACGATGATATGTTAATGGCTGTGGCAGCAGTCACAGTTTTTGTTGATATTGATTAG
- a CDS encoding DEAD/DEAH box helicase has protein sequence MTFSRLANFIQEYIYSHNWQELRPIQLAACEVIFDTDAHLLIAAATAEGKTEAAFLPVITVLQEQQPQSIGVIYIGPIKALINDQFERLNGLLKEADIPVFPWHGDISQSSKNKALKSPRGILQITPESLESFLINKNHDLVRLFGDLRFVIIDEIHTFLGTERGCQLLCQLARLANITGKQHRRIGLSATLGDYSLAEAWLSSDTNKRVITPLVETKKRQIKLSIEHFYDYETEDSLVSDSPYYRHVFNLSKARKCLIFANNKSKTESVISSLRQIATDEQEPDIYHVHHGSISPSLRQTAESAMREKNKPAVTAATLTLELGVDIGNLERVIQLESPMSVASFLQRLGRTGRRGEAADMRFVCAENVFSSETPLPEQIPWQLLQSIAIIQLYMEERWVEPFKPVKYPLSLLYHQTMSIIAATGEISPALLAKQILTLSTFSSISQDDFKLFLNYLIDINHIQKTDKSKLILGLAGEKIVNRFQFYAVFPENLEFAVKHAGKDIGSIAMMPSVGSQFGLAGRTWRVLEVDFRKKAVSVEAVEGQAGISWRGGSGVIHSQVLQKMRQILGEETEYVYLSKKASQRLQEVRNLAQEKGFVQKNIFDLGKGKCCIFPWMGTVAYRTLERLINSFCRDTLQIKSIGGTNPYYLLLKLPQDKIDDVYSEITALCNQRIIPEHLVSETEAPEINKYDEFVPFPLLRKAFIYDYLDLEELKQMIGEWKS, from the coding sequence ATGACCTTTTCTCGACTAGCAAATTTTATCCAAGAGTATATCTATAGTCATAATTGGCAGGAATTAAGACCAATTCAATTAGCTGCATGTGAAGTTATTTTTGACACAGATGCCCACTTGTTAATTGCTGCTGCAACCGCTGAAGGTAAAACTGAAGCGGCTTTTTTACCGGTGATTACAGTACTACAGGAACAGCAACCCCAAAGTATTGGTGTTATTTATATTGGTCCAATTAAAGCATTAATTAATGATCAATTTGAACGTTTAAATGGTCTTTTAAAGGAAGCAGATATTCCAGTTTTTCCTTGGCACGGTGATATTTCCCAAAGTTCCAAAAATAAAGCATTAAAAAGTCCCAGAGGAATCTTACAAATTACCCCAGAATCTTTAGAAAGTTTTTTAATTAATAAAAATCATGATCTAGTTAGACTATTCGGTGATTTGCGATTTGTCATCATCGACGAAATTCATACCTTTTTAGGTACAGAAAGAGGATGTCAACTGCTTTGTCAGTTGGCTAGATTAGCAAATATTACCGGGAAGCAACACCGTCGAATTGGTTTATCAGCAACTCTCGGAGATTATTCCCTAGCAGAAGCTTGGCTATCTTCAGATACTAACAAGCGAGTGATTACACCTCTGGTAGAAACAAAAAAACGCCAGATCAAGCTATCTATAGAACATTTTTATGACTATGAAACCGAAGATAGCTTAGTCTCTGATTCTCCCTATTATCGTCATGTATTTAATCTTAGTAAAGCTAGAAAATGCCTAATATTTGCCAATAATAAATCAAAAACTGAATCGGTAATTTCATCATTGCGTCAAATTGCGACAGATGAACAGGAACCAGATATTTATCATGTTCACCACGGAAGTATCTCCCCTAGCTTACGTCAAACAGCTGAAAGTGCTATGCGTGAGAAAAATAAACCAGCCGTAACAGCAGCAACTCTCACATTAGAATTGGGAGTTGATATTGGTAATTTAGAACGAGTTATCCAACTAGAATCACCAATGTCAGTAGCCAGTTTTCTCCAGCGATTAGGCAGAACAGGAAGACGCGGAGAAGCTGCGGATATGAGATTTGTTTGTGCAGAAAATGTTTTTTCTTCAGAAACACCGCTTCCAGAACAAATACCTTGGCAACTACTACAAAGTATTGCAATTATTCAACTATATATGGAAGAGCGCTGGGTTGAACCATTTAAACCAGTTAAATATCCGTTGAGCTTATTGTATCACCAAACTATGAGCATAATTGCAGCGACAGGGGAAATTTCTCCAGCATTATTAGCAAAACAGATATTAACTTTATCGACGTTTTCATCTATTTCTCAAGATGATTTTAAACTATTTTTAAACTACTTGATTGACATTAACCATATTCAAAAAACTGATAAAAGTAAATTAATTTTAGGTTTAGCCGGTGAAAAAATTGTCAATCGCTTCCAATTTTATGCTGTTTTTCCAGAGAATTTAGAGTTTGCTGTCAAACACGCCGGAAAAGACATTGGAAGTATCGCTATGATGCCAAGTGTTGGCAGTCAGTTTGGTTTAGCTGGGAGAACATGGCGAGTTTTAGAAGTTGATTTTCGCAAAAAAGCTGTTTCTGTAGAAGCAGTAGAAGGACAAGCGGGAATTTCTTGGCGTGGTGGAAGTGGAGTGATTCACAGTCAGGTTTTACAAAAAATGAGACAGATTTTAGGTGAGGAAACTGAATATGTATATTTGAGTAAAAAAGCTTCGCAGCGTTTGCAAGAAGTACGTAATTTAGCACAGGAAAAAGGGTTTGTTCAAAAGAATATTTTTGATTTAGGAAAAGGTAAATGTTGTATTTTTCCTTGGATGGGTACGGTAGCATATCGAACATTAGAGCGATTAATCAATAGCTTTTGCCGTGACACATTACAAATTAAAAGTATTGGTGGAACAAACCCATACTATTTGTTGCTAAAATTGCCCCAAGATAAAATTGATGATGTTTATTCTGAGATAACTGCCTTGTGCAATCAGCGAATAATTCCCGAACATTTAGTAAGTGAAACTGAAGCCCCAGAGATTAACAAATATGACGAGTTTGTTCCTTTTCCATTACTAAGAAAAGCATTTATCTATGATTATTTAGATTTAGAAGAATTAAAACAGATGATCGGGGAATGGAAAAGTTAA
- a CDS encoding DUF4291 domain-containing protein encodes MQLKTELYLNQKKRWQPRGKVILAQYDVDSIVVYQAYRPSIGHFAAQHGYFGGDFKLSRMTWIKPNFLWMMYRSGWGTKKDQEVTLAIRIQRSAFDTILAQAVHSKYIPEIYQNQQAWSQAVKRSDVRLQWDPDHTPTGEKVERRAIQLGLQGETGIKYSQEWIMNIEDISEFVAEQRQHLISQNYDALLTPREYPYEVNNLEIARRLQLSVCIPQAEQEDLNHEHSQN; translated from the coding sequence ATGCAATTAAAAACTGAGCTATATCTGAATCAAAAAAAGCGTTGGCAACCGAGAGGCAAAGTAATTCTGGCTCAGTATGATGTAGATTCAATCGTTGTTTACCAAGCTTATCGTCCCTCGATTGGACACTTTGCAGCACAGCATGGTTATTTTGGTGGAGACTTTAAATTGTCGCGGATGACTTGGATTAAGCCGAATTTTCTTTGGATGATGTACCGTTCTGGGTGGGGGACAAAAAAAGATCAGGAAGTGACGTTAGCAATTCGTATTCAGCGTTCTGCATTTGATACGATCCTAGCTCAAGCAGTTCACTCAAAGTATATTCCTGAGATTTATCAGAATCAGCAAGCATGGAGCCAAGCAGTCAAAAGGTCTGATGTGCGTCTACAATGGGATCCAGACCACACTCCAACAGGTGAAAAAGTTGAGCGTCGGGCAATTCAGTTGGGTTTGCAGGGTGAAACTGGTATCAAGTATTCGCAAGAATGGATTATGAACATCGAAGATATTTCAGAATTTGTAGCAGAACAACGGCAGCACCTTATTTCACAGAATTACGATGCACTTCTGACACCAAGGGAGTACCCTTATGAAGTCAATAATTTAGAGATAGCAAGAAGATTGCAGCTATCAGTCTGTATTCCTCAAGCGGAACAAGAGGATCTAAATCATGAACACAGCCAAAATTAG
- a CDS encoding PAS domain S-box protein gives MRLSFTKKLTVIFWLILIVIVMNGMISYGNTITLMHNQHWVIRSLQVMTQLERTLSAFNNTETAQRGYLITTGQVYLDAYLKGLKQTENNLHELQNITDNHPKEQKYIKLLSSQIYQSFKLFQQEVESRKKQNLRDAANLFLSEPQRLVTDDIQKLVQKFEAKEQKLLEQKIRQSKTSFQTAMTTSSIATCGDLGLISVLYYVLRNYLTRIKLTQQRLSHSENRLRAIIDAEPECIQLIAQDGTLLEINASGLMMLEVDTVEQVVGKSAIALIVQDYHSAFLSFHDSICRGYRGTLEYEVVGYRGTRRWMETSAVPLVNESDGTFLHLAVTRDITTRKLSEQKIREQAALLDVAVDGILVQDIRGKILYWNKGAERLYGWSGEEVLEKDASYLLYQPGSSQLEKTLAHVIQYGDWKGELQQVCSDDTQIIVESRWTLLRDEKGNPKSILTVNTDITEKKQLETQLMRSQRLESIGTLAGGIAHDLNNVLSPILMSIQLLQMKLGEKEQQKLLKTLENNVKRGADLVKQVLSFARGMESKRIVVDVKQLIAEIEQIVTEAFPKSIVCQVKIAPTLNYVCGDTTQLHQVLMNLVVNARDAMENGGYLRISAENFLVDQEYAKLNLNACQGTYLKIVVEDTGIGIPQSIQERIFEPFFTTKDIGKGTGLGLSTTIGIIKSHGGFVNVHSQVGKGTQIQVYLPACDYGDVSSPTPEVAISPGNGELILVVDDELAIRKVTQSTLEAFNYRVLTASDGVEAMTVYAQNQQDIDLILLDMMMHSVEGAILPGSHSVNAIHTLKQINPDVKIIAISGLLSNHNVNQAKELGVKAFLSKPCTANELLDVIQRKLVDS, from the coding sequence ATGAGACTGTCTTTTACAAAAAAGCTGACGGTGATTTTTTGGTTGATATTGATTGTGATTGTGATGAATGGGATGATTTCCTACGGAAATACAATTACACTAATGCATAATCAGCATTGGGTAATTCGTTCATTGCAAGTGATGACGCAGTTGGAGCGAACTTTATCAGCATTTAATAATACTGAAACTGCACAAAGAGGTTACTTAATTACCACAGGTCAAGTTTATTTGGATGCCTATCTCAAAGGTTTGAAACAGACTGAGAATAATCTCCACGAATTGCAGAATATTACAGATAACCATCCAAAAGAACAAAAGTATATTAAGCTACTTAGTAGTCAAATTTATCAGAGTTTTAAATTATTTCAGCAAGAGGTAGAATCTAGGAAAAAGCAAAATTTACGAGATGCTGCGAATTTGTTTTTATCAGAACCTCAAAGATTAGTAACTGATGATATTCAAAAATTAGTCCAAAAATTTGAAGCTAAAGAACAAAAGCTACTGGAACAAAAAATACGGCAGTCAAAAACTAGTTTTCAGACTGCAATGACAACTTCAAGTATTGCCACATGTGGGGATTTGGGGTTAATTTCGGTGTTGTATTATGTGTTGAGAAATTATTTGACTCGGATTAAGTTGACACAACAACGGTTATCCCATAGTGAGAATAGATTACGGGCAATAATTGATGCTGAACCTGAGTGTATTCAGTTAATTGCCCAAGATGGGACTTTGTTAGAAATTAATGCTTCTGGGTTGATGATGCTGGAGGTAGATACGGTAGAACAGGTTGTAGGTAAAAGCGCGATCGCATTAATTGTACAGGACTATCACAGCGCGTTTTTGTCTTTTCATGACAGCATTTGTCGAGGGTATCGAGGAACTTTAGAGTATGAGGTTGTGGGGTATCGAGGAACTAGAAGATGGATGGAAACCTCTGCGGTTCCTTTGGTAAATGAGTCGGATGGGACTTTTTTACATTTAGCTGTGACACGGGATATCACCACCCGCAAGCTATCAGAACAAAAGATTCGGGAACAAGCAGCATTATTGGATGTGGCAGTTGATGGAATTTTAGTTCAAGATATTCGAGGTAAAATTCTCTATTGGAATAAGGGTGCAGAACGTCTGTATGGGTGGAGTGGTGAAGAAGTTTTAGAAAAAGATGCTTCATACTTATTATACCAGCCAGGTTCATCGCAACTAGAAAAAACCCTTGCCCATGTGATTCAATATGGTGATTGGAAAGGAGAGTTACAGCAGGTTTGCAGTGATGACACCCAAATTATAGTAGAAAGTCGCTGGACTTTGTTACGTGATGAAAAAGGCAATCCCAAGTCTATTTTGACAGTAAATACCGATATAACTGAGAAAAAACAACTGGAAACTCAGCTGATGCGATCGCAACGGCTAGAAAGTATTGGTACACTGGCAGGAGGTATTGCCCACGATTTAAATAATGTTCTATCTCCAATTCTCATGTCGATACAGTTACTACAAATGAAATTGGGGGAAAAAGAACAGCAAAAACTCCTCAAAACCTTGGAAAATAACGTCAAACGAGGTGCTGATTTAGTTAAACAGGTGTTATCCTTTGCCAGAGGGATGGAAAGTAAGCGAATAGTTGTTGACGTGAAACAACTAATTGCCGAAATTGAGCAAATTGTCACCGAAGCTTTCCCCAAATCAATTGTTTGCCAAGTGAAGATTGCCCCCACATTGAATTATGTCTGCGGTGATACAACCCAATTGCACCAGGTACTGATGAATTTAGTGGTGAATGCCAGGGATGCAATGGAAAATGGTGGATATCTCCGGATTTCTGCCGAAAATTTTCTAGTGGATCAAGAGTATGCAAAGTTAAATCTTAACGCTTGTCAGGGTACTTATCTAAAAATAGTCGTCGAAGATACAGGTATTGGTATACCCCAATCAATCCAAGAACGGATTTTTGAGCCATTTTTCACCACCAAGGATATCGGTAAAGGTACAGGTTTAGGACTTTCTACCACCATAGGAATTATTAAAAGTCATGGTGGTTTTGTCAATGTTCATAGTCAAGTGGGGAAAGGAACTCAGATTCAGGTTTATTTACCTGCTTGTGACTATGGTGATGTTTCTAGCCCAACTCCAGAAGTGGCAATTTCTCCGGGGAATGGGGAGTTAATTTTGGTAGTGGATGATGAATTAGCTATACGTAAAGTTACACAATCGACTTTAGAAGCCTTTAATTATCGGGTTTTAACAGCTAGCGATGGAGTAGAAGCGATGACAGTTTATGCTCAAAACCAACAGGATATAGATTTAATTTTACTCGATATGATGATGCATTCGGTGGAAGGTGCAATACTCCCAGGAAGTCACTCCGTGAATGCTATTCACACTCTCAAGCAAATTAATCCGGATGTGAAAATTATCGCCATCAGTGGTTTGCTATCCAACCACAACGTTAATCAAGCGAAGGAATTAGGTGTAAAAGCCTTTTTGTCTAAACCCTGTACTGCGAATGAGTTACTAGATGTAATTCAGCGTAAATTAGTTGATAGTTAA
- a CDS encoding adenylosuccinate synthase gives MANVIVIGAQWGDEGKGKITDLLSRSADVVVRYQGGVNAGHTIVVKGQTFKLHLIPSGILYPDTECIVGSGTVIDPQVLIGELDQLEQLGISTANLYISETAHVTMPYHRLIDIASEERRGSRKIGTTGRGIGPTYADKSERTGIRILDLMDPQGLRDQVEWTINYKNVILEKLYNLPPLNPEEVIQEYLGYAERLRPHIVDASLRIYDAIQRRRNILFEGAQGTLLDLDHGTYPFVTSSNPVAGGACVGSGLGPTMIDRVIGVAKAYTTRVGEGPFPTELDGEIGELLCDKGAEFGTTTGRKRRCGWFDAVIGRYAVRINGLDCLAITKLDVLDDLDEIQVCVAYEIDGEKCEHFPTSSRKFKQCQPIYKTVPGWGTPTTGCRSWEELPHQAQDYLKYLAELMEVPIAIVSLGASRDQTIILEDPIHGPKRALLHADGTPVSLLSV, from the coding sequence TTGGCTAACGTTATTGTTATAGGTGCCCAATGGGGCGATGAAGGAAAAGGTAAGATAACAGATTTACTCAGCCGCTCCGCAGATGTGGTAGTTCGCTACCAAGGGGGTGTCAATGCTGGGCATACAATTGTAGTTAAAGGACAAACATTTAAGCTACATTTGATTCCATCTGGTATTTTGTATCCAGATACCGAATGCATTGTTGGATCCGGAACGGTAATTGACCCACAAGTTTTGATCGGCGAACTCGATCAACTCGAACAACTGGGAATTTCCACCGCTAATCTATATATCTCGGAAACAGCGCATGTCACAATGCCCTACCATCGGTTGATTGACATTGCATCAGAAGAGCGTCGGGGCAGCCGTAAAATTGGCACAACTGGCAGAGGAATCGGTCCCACCTATGCTGATAAATCTGAGCGCACAGGAATCCGAATCCTAGATTTAATGGATCCCCAAGGCTTGCGCGATCAAGTTGAGTGGACTATTAACTATAAAAATGTCATTTTAGAAAAACTCTATAATCTGCCGCCACTGAATCCTGAAGAGGTAATTCAAGAATACTTAGGATATGCCGAAAGGTTACGACCCCATATTGTTGACGCATCACTCAGAATCTATGATGCCATTCAACGGCGACGTAACATCCTCTTTGAAGGCGCACAGGGAACCCTACTAGATTTAGATCATGGAACCTATCCATTTGTCACATCCTCCAACCCCGTAGCAGGTGGTGCTTGTGTAGGTAGTGGCTTGGGACCAACCATGATCGATAGAGTAATTGGCGTTGCCAAAGCCTATACAACCCGTGTTGGAGAAGGACCCTTCCCCACCGAGTTAGATGGCGAAATTGGTGAGTTATTATGCGACAAAGGTGCAGAATTTGGCACAACAACCGGACGTAAACGGCGTTGTGGGTGGTTTGATGCTGTAATTGGTCGCTATGCAGTCCGCATCAACGGCTTAGACTGTTTGGCAATTACAAAGCTTGACGTTCTCGATGACTTAGACGAAATCCAAGTTTGTGTAGCTTACGAAATCGATGGAGAAAAATGCGAACATTTCCCCACCAGTTCCCGTAAGTTTAAACAATGTCAACCAATTTACAAAACTGTACCCGGCTGGGGGACACCAACCACTGGTTGTCGTTCCTGGGAAGAGTTACCCCATCAAGCCCAAGACTACTTGAAATATCTAGCCGAGTTGATGGAAGTCCCCATCGCCATCGTTTCCCTAGGTGCTAGCCGCGATCAGACTATCATCTTAGAAGATCCAATTCATGGACCGAAACGGGCATTATTACATGCAGACGGCACACCTGTTTCATTATTGAGTGTATAG
- the rplY gene encoding 50S ribosomal protein L25 — MAITVECKQRPDGSKPNALRRSGLIPANLYGHNGSESISLVVDAKVVERLLKQARVNSTSVIVNIPELNWSGGTVLREVQRHPAKGFTYHLSFFANAKG; from the coding sequence ATGGCAATCACAGTTGAATGTAAGCAGCGTCCCGATGGCAGCAAGCCCAATGCTTTGCGTCGTTCTGGTTTAATCCCTGCAAATTTGTACGGTCACAATGGTAGTGAGTCAATTTCCTTGGTTGTTGATGCCAAGGTTGTTGAGCGTTTACTTAAACAAGCTCGTGTTAACAGCACCTCAGTCATAGTAAATATTCCTGAGTTGAATTGGAGTGGTGGAACCGTGCTTCGGGAAGTTCAAAGACACCCTGCAAAAGGTTTTACATACCACCTGAGCTTTTTCGCAAATGCGAAAGGTTAA
- a CDS encoding AAA family ATPase produces MTEIILPDLIQQMLQPGFYPHQVKEPIQLIQTHCSYVLLTGDFVYKLKKPVNFGFLNYSTLELRQNFCNEELRLNQRGASQLYVEVLPITQEGGKYQLAGGKEAIEYTLKMREFPDDALFSTMFEQGKIGEAEIAELAKVVATYHSQIQTNEYISSFGEIPQVRAAFDENYQQTVNYIGGPQTAQQFEETKNYTDNFFATKTELFKSRIAGNFIRECHGDLHLRNICLWHDQILLFDCIEFNEPFRFVDVMYELAFTVMDLEAKQRPDLANVFLNTYIEQTGDWEGLQLLPLYQSRQAYVRAKVTSFLLDDPSVPADVKAEASQTAAAYYQQAWNYTKPRQGKLILMSGVSGSGKSTTAKYLAQQLGAIHLRSDAVRKHLAGVPLYEKGSNDLYSAEMTEKTYSRLLKLGILLADQGYTVILDAKYDRQNTRKDVIKAATAQEIPLQIIQCTAPVEILKERLEKRQGDIADATADLLTSQLQQVEPFTDAEKIYVKILNTTEPLTAQLNGVIRQ; encoded by the coding sequence ATGACTGAAATTATACTGCCAGATTTAATTCAACAAATGCTGCAACCGGGTTTTTATCCTCACCAGGTTAAAGAACCAATTCAACTAATTCAAACTCACTGTTCCTATGTGTTGCTGACTGGCGATTTCGTCTACAAGTTGAAAAAACCCGTTAATTTCGGCTTTCTCAATTACTCAACACTAGAACTGCGACAAAATTTTTGCAACGAAGAATTACGCCTTAATCAACGCGGTGCATCACAATTATATGTAGAAGTATTACCCATTACCCAGGAAGGGGGAAAATATCAGTTAGCTGGCGGCAAAGAAGCAATTGAATATACCCTCAAAATGCGGGAATTCCCTGATGATGCTTTATTCAGCACCATGTTTGAACAGGGAAAAATAGGTGAAGCTGAAATTGCCGAATTAGCGAAGGTAGTTGCTACTTACCACTCCCAAATTCAAACAAATGAATACATATCTAGTTTTGGTGAAATTCCTCAAGTGCGGGCTGCATTCGATGAAAACTATCAACAAACAGTAAACTATATAGGTGGTCCCCAAACAGCCCAACAGTTTGAAGAAACCAAAAATTATACCGACAACTTTTTTGCCACCAAAACAGAACTATTCAAAAGTCGGATTGCTGGAAACTTCATCCGAGAATGTCACGGAGATTTGCACCTGAGAAATATTTGTTTGTGGCACGATCAAATTTTATTATTCGACTGTATCGAATTTAATGAGCCATTTAGATTTGTAGATGTGATGTACGAACTGGCATTTACAGTTATGGATTTGGAAGCGAAACAACGTCCTGATTTAGCTAATGTTTTTCTAAACACCTACATTGAACAAACAGGTGATTGGGAAGGTTTACAGTTATTACCTCTGTATCAAAGTCGGCAAGCTTACGTTAGGGCAAAAGTAACTTCATTTTTACTTGATGACCCTAGTGTACCTGCGGATGTGAAAGCAGAAGCTAGTCAAACAGCAGCAGCATACTATCAACAGGCTTGGAACTATACAAAACCCCGCCAAGGTAAATTGATTTTGATGTCCGGTGTATCTGGTTCCGGAAAAAGCACCACAGCTAAGTATTTAGCACAGCAGTTAGGGGCAATTCATTTACGTTCTGATGCAGTCCGGAAGCATTTGGCTGGCGTACCGCTATATGAAAAAGGCAGCAATGATTTATACTCGGCGGAGATGACAGAAAAGACCTATTCTCGTTTATTGAAATTGGGAATCTTACTAGCCGATCAGGGATACACAGTCATATTAGATGCTAAGTACGATCGCCAAAATACACGAAAAGATGTAATTAAAGCAGCAACAGCCCAAGAAATCCCCTTGCAAATTATTCAATGCACCGCACCAGTAGAAATTCTCAAAGAACGTTTAGAAAAGCGTCAGGGTGATATTGCCGATGCAACTGCCGATTTGCTAACATCACAGCTTCAGCAAGTGGAACCATTCACTGATGCTGAGAAAATCTATGTAAAAATTTTGAACACAACTGAGCCATTAACGGCACAATTAAATGGTGTAATTCGCCAGTAG